The proteins below come from a single Kitasatospora sp. NBC_00315 genomic window:
- a CDS encoding DUF2398 family protein — MDQQEYAAGTLRVAGGTSDGRAGGAGRATTGACAAVRGALPDDGGPARGPRGGAGAGPADGVPYAAVDGAARAGAPYPADPGLLRLAGWFVTAGDEAAHDLFTAAFGLYGARHFGARHGGDAPAAAPEADGPDGVSWWHGPSAPAPAATVVHEPRPVPGPRRSRRSPDPTAGAHDPSGAQPLAPAAGPRRGRHRKPEPARLPARPQDRSATAERRVAARLLLAHPLVTAAGPHGEGFPLIRRHRDWLTERFDTLLGYRLVVGPWHARLGKGGLGPGGGRRLERPGTGEPFTPGEYAQLALALSVLVGAPEQLPLGRLVTAVRALAPAAGARGAGPEADLAAALGVLTDWQVLSATGSGLDTLDPTAVLTVDRELARALPAGPPALAADPAALVRGAAEAAPATVVRRLLAETPAVLFDDLTEEQGAWLREHRRAEAESFAEFLGLEAELRTEGVALLDPADELTDLALPGTGTLDRAALLLLERLVEELRPLPGDPAGTAVPIPDALIDGALGDIADEHGLRAGWRRDYLADRTALRRDALDLLARMGLIAPTPRGTYPPGWLLLAPAARYAPQAEPLPATGTGRHSRRAGADGAEDDALPDGEPDLRDRSDQGVDRSEAYVNGSGAPECDERPQRPAAAEPPTAAPTAAPTAAPTAAPVPSPAHPWAQRRTGLPA, encoded by the coding sequence CCGGCACCCTACGGGTGGCCGGCGGCACGTCGGACGGGCGCGCGGGCGGGGCGGGGCGGGCCACCACCGGCGCCTGCGCAGCCGTGCGCGGCGCACTCCCCGACGACGGCGGCCCGGCCCGGGGCCCCCGCGGCGGCGCTGGCGCCGGACCTGCTGACGGCGTGCCGTACGCCGCCGTCGACGGCGCGGCGCGGGCCGGTGCGCCGTACCCCGCCGATCCCGGGCTGCTGCGACTGGCCGGCTGGTTCGTCACCGCCGGGGACGAGGCCGCCCACGATCTGTTCACCGCCGCGTTCGGCCTCTACGGTGCCCGGCACTTCGGTGCCCGGCACGGCGGCGACGCCCCCGCCGCCGCCCCGGAAGCCGACGGCCCGGACGGCGTCAGCTGGTGGCACGGGCCGAGCGCGCCCGCCCCCGCCGCGACGGTGGTCCACGAACCCCGCCCGGTGCCGGGCCCGCGCCGGTCCCGCCGGTCCCCGGATCCGACGGCCGGCGCCCACGATCCGAGTGGCGCCCAGCCCCTCGCCCCGGCCGCCGGTCCGCGGCGCGGCAGGCACCGCAAACCCGAGCCCGCGCGGCTGCCGGCCCGCCCGCAGGACCGCTCGGCGACCGCCGAGCGCCGGGTCGCGGCCCGGCTGCTGCTCGCCCACCCGCTGGTCACCGCGGCCGGCCCGCACGGCGAGGGCTTCCCGCTGATCCGCCGCCACCGCGACTGGCTGACCGAGCGGTTCGACACCCTGCTCGGCTACCGGCTGGTGGTCGGCCCCTGGCACGCCCGGCTCGGCAAGGGCGGCCTCGGACCGGGCGGCGGCCGCCGGCTGGAGCGCCCGGGCACCGGCGAGCCGTTCACCCCCGGCGAGTACGCCCAGCTCGCCCTCGCGCTGTCGGTGCTGGTCGGCGCGCCCGAGCAACTCCCGCTCGGGCGGCTGGTCACGGCCGTCCGGGCGCTCGCCCCGGCCGCCGGTGCCCGGGGAGCCGGACCGGAGGCCGATCTCGCCGCCGCCCTGGGCGTGCTGACCGACTGGCAGGTGCTCAGCGCGACCGGCAGCGGCCTGGACACCCTGGATCCGACCGCCGTGCTCACCGTCGACCGCGAGCTGGCCCGGGCCCTGCCGGCCGGGCCGCCCGCGCTCGCCGCCGACCCGGCCGCGCTGGTCCGGGGGGCCGCCGAGGCCGCCCCCGCCACAGTGGTACGCCGCCTGCTCGCCGAGACCCCGGCGGTGCTGTTCGACGACCTGACCGAGGAGCAGGGCGCCTGGCTGCGGGAGCACCGGCGGGCCGAGGCCGAGTCCTTCGCCGAGTTCCTCGGCCTGGAGGCGGAACTGCGCACCGAGGGCGTCGCGCTGCTCGACCCGGCCGACGAACTCACCGACCTCGCCCTGCCCGGCACCGGCACGCTCGACCGGGCGGCGCTGCTGCTGCTCGAACGCCTGGTGGAGGAGCTGCGCCCGCTGCCCGGCGACCCGGCCGGGACGGCCGTGCCGATACCCGACGCGCTGATAGACGGCGCCCTCGGCGACATCGCCGACGAGCACGGGCTGCGGGCCGGCTGGCGCCGTGACTACCTGGCCGACCGGACGGCGCTGCGCCGCGACGCGCTGGACCTGCTGGCCAGGATGGGCCTGATCGCGCCCACGCCGCGGGGTACCTACCCGCCGGGATGGCTGCTGCTCGCGCCGGCCGCCCGGTACGCCCCGCAGGCCGAACCGCTGCCCGCCACCGGCACCGGGCGGCACTCCCGCCGCGCCGGCGCGGACGGCGCGGAGGACGACGCCCTGCCGGACGGGGAGCCGGACCTGCGCGACCGGTCCGACCAGGGGGTGGACCGGTCCGAGGCGTACGTGAACGGCTCCGGGGCGCCGGAGTGCGACGAGCGCCCGCAGCGGCCCGCCGCCGCCGAGCCGCCGACCGCCGCGCCGACCGCCGCGCCGACCGCCGCGCCGACCGCCGCGCCGGTCCCATCGCCCGCCCACCCGTGGGCGCAGCGCCGTACCGGCCTGCCGGCCTGA